From the genome of Paraburkholderia flava, one region includes:
- a CDS encoding MFS transporter: MPRIADAPTSTASHRYAQLLLLVLAAGAIYPILYLRQVYQTTMLDVFGIDNAQLGYLYSVLGIVFFVSYLPSGWLADRVAPRLLICFSLVATGALGLWYSTAPSFHVLLVIFCCWGITTGLTFWASVLKRVRMIAGPNEQGRFFGLLDGGRGLVEALLATIALALFASAAASGRTPAIGLRHVIYLYSFTCIGLGALMSFFRDPAAPADIKETARENRGQLWRDLAFLASIPQLWLVAAVVFCGYQIFWATYSFSAYLQQGDLHLSVVAAGVVTTAKLWMRPLGGIGGGYLGDRFSNLRVLIVAMFAAVLGLVALIVLPAARSVGLLAFVVLFVGAMTYAIRGLYWTLLDYCALPMRITGLAIGLVSLIGYSSDIFLPLVNGYVTQRFAGLMGYQIYFAYVASVGALGCVAALALARMKHSNSKPA; the protein is encoded by the coding sequence ATGCCGCGCATCGCCGACGCCCCAACCTCGACCGCCTCGCACCGCTACGCGCAATTGCTTCTGCTAGTGCTAGCCGCCGGCGCAATCTACCCGATCCTCTACCTGCGTCAGGTCTATCAAACGACGATGCTCGACGTGTTCGGCATCGACAACGCGCAGCTCGGTTATCTGTACTCGGTGCTTGGCATCGTGTTCTTCGTCAGCTATCTGCCGAGCGGCTGGCTCGCGGATCGCGTCGCGCCGCGTCTGTTGATCTGCTTCTCACTCGTCGCGACCGGCGCACTCGGGCTGTGGTATTCGACGGCGCCGTCGTTTCACGTACTGCTCGTGATCTTCTGCTGCTGGGGCATCACGACGGGGCTCACGTTCTGGGCGTCGGTGTTGAAGCGCGTGCGGATGATCGCGGGGCCGAACGAGCAGGGCCGCTTCTTCGGTCTGCTCGACGGCGGACGTGGCCTCGTCGAGGCATTGCTCGCCACCATCGCGCTTGCGCTGTTCGCATCGGCGGCGGCATCGGGACGTACGCCTGCGATCGGCCTGCGTCACGTGATCTATCTGTACTCGTTCACCTGCATCGGCCTCGGCGCGCTGATGAGTTTCTTCCGCGATCCTGCTGCGCCCGCAGACATAAAAGAAACCGCACGCGAGAACCGGGGGCAGTTGTGGCGCGACCTCGCATTCCTCGCGTCGATTCCGCAACTGTGGCTCGTCGCGGCGGTGGTGTTCTGCGGCTATCAGATCTTCTGGGCGACCTACAGTTTCTCCGCGTACCTGCAACAAGGCGACCTGCATCTGAGCGTCGTCGCGGCCGGCGTCGTGACGACCGCGAAGCTGTGGATGCGTCCGCTCGGCGGCATCGGCGGCGGCTATCTCGGCGACCGCTTCTCGAATCTGCGCGTGCTGATCGTCGCGATGTTCGCTGCGGTGCTCGGACTCGTCGCGCTGATCGTGCTGCCGGCTGCGCGCAGCGTCGGACTGCTCGCGTTCGTCGTGCTGTTCGTCGGCGCGATGACATATGCGATCCGCGGGCTCTACTGGACGCTGCTCGATTACTGCGCGCTACCGATGCGCATCACCGGCCTCGCGATCGGCCTCGTGTCGTTGATCGGCTATTCATCGGACATCTTCCTGCCGCTCGTGAACGGCTACGTCACGCAGCGTTTCGCCGGATTGATGGGCTACCAGATCTATTTCGCCTACGTGGCGTCGGTCGGCGCGCTGGGCTGCGTCGCTGCGCTCGCGCTGGCTCGCATGAAACATTCGAACTCGAAACCTGCATAG
- a CDS encoding mandelate racemase/muconate lactonizing enzyme family protein, producing MKVVSLQTHVVAVPPPHLGGMYWIFVTLQTDCGIEGVGEVYAATFHPDVMVPAIEDAFERYLLDRDPHHVERLWREAYSSGFTQRPDLTMMGIVSGLEMACWDIVGKACNKPVYELLGGVVNERLRSYTYLYPKNRDGEYDYDDADLAAECAAQNAKLGFTAVKFDPAGPYTAYSGHQLSLEVLDRCERFCRSVREAVGSRCDLLFGTHGQMVPSSAIRLAKRLEKFDPLWFEEPVPPGQEQAMAQVAAHTSIPIAAGERLTTKYEFFKLLDSRAASILQMNVGRVGGLLEAKKIASLAEVYYAQIAPHLYNGPIGAAASIQLAVCTPNFLIQESIGTWDGFHAQILKQPIQWEDGYIIPSKAPGLGVELDMDVVRAHSPYTGKRLHLQMQAQPADVKDTSPARG from the coding sequence ATGAAAGTCGTTTCTCTTCAGACGCACGTCGTCGCCGTCCCGCCGCCGCATCTCGGCGGCATGTACTGGATTTTCGTCACGCTGCAGACGGACTGCGGGATCGAAGGCGTCGGCGAGGTTTACGCCGCGACGTTTCACCCGGACGTGATGGTCCCTGCAATCGAGGATGCGTTCGAACGCTACCTGCTCGATCGCGATCCGCATCACGTCGAGCGCCTGTGGCGCGAAGCGTATTCGAGCGGCTTCACGCAACGCCCCGACCTGACGATGATGGGTATCGTCAGCGGCCTGGAGATGGCGTGCTGGGACATCGTCGGCAAGGCTTGCAACAAGCCGGTGTACGAACTGCTGGGCGGCGTCGTCAACGAACGTCTGCGCTCGTACACGTATCTGTATCCGAAGAACCGCGACGGCGAATACGACTACGACGACGCCGACCTCGCAGCCGAATGCGCAGCGCAGAACGCGAAGCTCGGTTTCACGGCGGTGAAGTTCGATCCGGCGGGACCGTACACCGCGTATTCGGGTCATCAGCTGTCGCTTGAAGTGCTCGACCGTTGCGAGCGCTTCTGCCGCAGCGTGCGCGAAGCGGTCGGCTCGCGTTGCGATCTGCTGTTCGGCACGCATGGACAGATGGTGCCATCGTCGGCGATCCGGCTCGCGAAGCGGCTCGAAAAGTTCGATCCGCTGTGGTTCGAAGAGCCGGTGCCGCCGGGCCAGGAACAGGCGATGGCGCAAGTCGCCGCGCACACCAGCATTCCGATTGCGGCCGGCGAACGCCTCACCACCAAGTACGAATTCTTCAAGCTGCTAGATTCACGCGCGGCGTCGATCCTGCAGATGAACGTCGGGCGCGTCGGTGGGCTGCTCGAAGCGAAGAAGATCGCGAGTCTCGCGGAGGTCTACTACGCGCAGATCGCGCCGCATCTGTACAACGGACCGATCGGCGCGGCCGCGAGCATCCAGCTCGCGGTGTGCACACCGAACTTCCTGATCCAGGAAAGCATCGGCACGTGGGATGGTTTTCACGCGCAGATTCTCAAGCAGCCGATTCAATGGGAAGACGGCTACATCATTCCGTCGAAGGCGCCGGGTCTCGGCGTCGAACTCGACATGGACGTCGTGCGCGCGCATTCGCCGTACACCGGCAAGCGCCTGCATCTGCAGATGCAGGCGCAGCCCGCCGACGTCAAGGACACGTCGCCGGCGCGCGGCTAG
- a CDS encoding GMC family oxidoreductase, producing MNYDYVIVGAGSAGCILAERLSASGRYSVLLLEAGGPDKSFWFKIPVGFAKLYYHKTWNWMYYSEPEPELADRSIYCPRGKVQGGSGSINAMIYVRGAAGDFDDWAAAGNPGWSYRDVLPYFRKLESHPLGDTEYHGADGPVRITPMKGGEHPICRSFIEGCEQLGYARNDDFNGARLEGVGIYDVNTRNGRRDSSSVAYLHRAGHRDNLTIEHDAHATRVLFDGGRATGVEIVQRGVKRTFHATREVIVAAGAVDTPKLLQLSGVGPRALLAKHGVDVVHDLPAVGQNLQDHLCVSFYYRARIRTLNDEFGSWTGKLKLGLQYLLRRTGPFAMSVNQSGGFFRTGSAAGSQPNMQIYFNPLSYRIPKSSRASLTPEPYSGFLVAFNPCRPTSRGSVEIASNRVEDAPLIRGNYLSTQKDRDEVVQGSRLVRELMQAQALQQVTVEEVTPAAEVVDDADMLRYFREQSGSIYHLCGTCAMGPDPRTSVVDARLRVHGIDGLRVVDASIFPNITSGNTNAPTMMVAEKGAAMILEDAQQGETARPVTAAAVSLDRDGAVTRAAAVSS from the coding sequence ATGAACTACGACTACGTGATCGTCGGCGCGGGTTCCGCCGGCTGCATTCTCGCCGAGCGGCTGTCGGCGTCGGGACGCTATTCGGTGCTGCTGCTGGAAGCGGGCGGCCCGGACAAATCGTTCTGGTTCAAAATTCCGGTCGGCTTCGCGAAGCTGTACTACCACAAGACCTGGAACTGGATGTACTACAGCGAGCCCGAGCCGGAACTCGCGGACCGCTCGATCTACTGTCCACGCGGCAAGGTGCAGGGCGGCTCCGGGTCGATCAACGCAATGATCTACGTGCGCGGCGCCGCAGGCGATTTCGACGACTGGGCTGCCGCCGGCAATCCGGGCTGGTCGTATCGCGACGTGCTGCCGTATTTTCGCAAGCTCGAATCGCATCCGCTCGGCGACACCGAGTATCACGGTGCCGACGGCCCCGTGCGCATCACGCCGATGAAGGGTGGCGAGCATCCGATCTGCCGCAGCTTTATCGAAGGCTGCGAACAGCTTGGCTATGCGCGCAACGACGATTTCAATGGCGCGCGGCTCGAAGGCGTCGGCATCTACGATGTGAATACGCGCAACGGACGCCGCGATTCGAGCAGCGTCGCGTACCTGCATCGCGCGGGCCATCGCGACAACCTGACGATCGAACACGACGCGCATGCAACCCGTGTGCTATTCGACGGTGGTCGTGCAACCGGCGTCGAGATCGTGCAGCGCGGCGTGAAGCGGACATTTCACGCTACACGCGAAGTGATCGTCGCGGCCGGTGCAGTCGATACGCCGAAGCTGCTGCAACTGTCGGGCGTCGGTCCGCGCGCGTTGCTCGCGAAGCATGGCGTCGATGTCGTGCACGATCTACCGGCGGTTGGGCAAAACTTGCAGGACCATCTGTGCGTGAGCTTCTACTACCGCGCGCGCATACGCACGCTGAACGACGAGTTCGGCAGCTGGACCGGCAAGCTGAAGCTCGGGTTGCAGTATCTGCTGCGCCGCACGGGACCGTTCGCGATGAGCGTGAACCAGTCGGGCGGTTTCTTCCGCACGGGCTCCGCTGCCGGATCACAGCCGAACATGCAGATCTACTTCAATCCGCTGTCGTACCGGATTCCGAAGTCGAGCCGCGCGTCGCTGACGCCCGAGCCGTACTCCGGTTTTCTGGTCGCGTTCAATCCGTGCCGGCCGACGAGCCGTGGCTCGGTCGAGATCGCGTCGAACCGCGTCGAGGACGCACCGCTGATTCGCGGCAACTACCTGTCGACGCAGAAGGATCGCGACGAAGTCGTGCAGGGTAGCCGTCTGGTGCGTGAGCTGATGCAGGCGCAGGCGCTTCAGCAGGTCACGGTCGAAGAAGTGACACCGGCTGCAGAGGTCGTCGATGACGCGGACATGCTGCGCTATTTTCGCGAGCAGAGCGGGTCGATCTATCACCTGTGCGGCACCTGCGCGATGGGTCCGGACCCGCGCACGTCTGTCGTCGATGCGCGGTTGCGGGTGCATGGGATCGATGGACTGCGCGTCGTCGACGCGTCGATCTTTCCGAACATCACGTCCGGCAATACGAATGCGCCGACGATGATGGTCGCGGAGAAGGGCGCGGCGATGATCCTGGAGGATGCACAACAAGGAGAGACCGCACGGCCGGTGACGGCGGCTGCTGTGTCGCTCGATCGTGACGGGGCCGTGACGCGAGCGGCGGCGGTTTCGTCCTGA